Proteins encoded by one window of Moorella humiferrea:
- a CDS encoding methyltetrahydrofolate cobalamin methyltransferase, with translation MLIIGERINGMFNDIKRAIQERDPAPVQEWARRQEEGGARALDLNVGPAVQDKVSAMEWLVEVTQEVTALPLCLDSTNIAAIEAGLKKAKNRVIINSTNAEREKIEKLFPLAVEYGAALIGLTMNKAGIPKDSDTRLAFAMELVAAADEFGLPMEDLYIDPLILPANVAQDHAPEVLKTLQQIKMLADPAPKTVLGLSNVSQNCQNRPLINRTFLAMAMACGLDAAIADACDEALMETAAAAEILLNQTVYCDSFVKMFKTR, from the coding sequence ATGCTGATTATTGGAGAACGGATAAATGGTATGTTCAATGATATAAAGAGGGCCATCCAGGAAAGGGATCCGGCCCCCGTACAGGAGTGGGCCCGGCGTCAAGAAGAAGGCGGTGCCCGCGCCCTTGACCTCAATGTCGGCCCGGCCGTCCAGGATAAAGTTAGCGCCATGGAATGGCTGGTAGAAGTGACCCAGGAGGTAACCGCTCTGCCCCTGTGCCTGGATTCTACCAATATTGCAGCCATTGAAGCCGGACTTAAAAAAGCCAAAAACAGGGTAATAATCAACTCTACCAATGCCGAACGGGAAAAAATAGAAAAATTATTTCCCCTGGCAGTAGAATATGGTGCCGCTCTCATAGGCCTTACCATGAACAAAGCCGGCATTCCCAAAGACAGCGATACCCGCCTGGCCTTTGCCATGGAGCTTGTCGCCGCAGCCGACGAATTCGGTCTACCCATGGAAGATCTGTATATTGATCCTTTAATCTTGCCGGCAAATGTCGCCCAGGATCACGCTCCGGAAGTCTTAAAAACCCTACAGCAGATCAAAATGCTTGCCGACCCTGCTCCCAAAACCGTCCTGGGACTGAGCAACGTTTCCCAGAACTGCCAGAATCGTCCCCTTATCAACCGGACCTTCCTGGCCATGGCCATGGCCTGCGGTCTGGATGCCGCCATAGCCGATGCCTGCGACGAGGCCCTCATGGAAACGGCGGCGGCGGCAGAAATTTTGCTCAATCAAACGGTTTACTGCGATTCTTTTGTCAAGATGTTTAAAACAAGGTAG
- a CDS encoding hydrogenase iron-sulfur subunit, whose translation MQDFEPKIVAFCCYYCAYSAADLAGSLRLQYPANIRVIEMPCSGKTDVRVLLEAFEKGADGVYVLGCMEGDCHFLKGNYRAKRRVKQAKKILDEIGIGGERLEMYNLSAAMGPRFAEIAQEFTERIKKLGPSPLNKNYPPPPKEGEGHKGNSTKAGEGE comes from the coding sequence TTGCAGGATTTTGAGCCGAAAATCGTCGCCTTCTGCTGCTACTACTGCGCCTACTCGGCCGCCGACCTGGCCGGGTCTTTACGGCTGCAGTACCCGGCCAATATCCGCGTGATTGAAATGCCCTGCTCCGGGAAGACCGACGTGCGGGTACTGCTGGAGGCCTTTGAAAAGGGCGCTGACGGTGTCTACGTCCTGGGCTGCATGGAGGGCGACTGCCATTTCTTGAAAGGTAATTACCGGGCCAAGCGCCGGGTTAAGCAAGCCAAAAAAATCCTGGACGAGATCGGCATCGGCGGCGAACGCCTGGAGATGTACAACCTCTCGGCGGCCATGGGCCCGCGCTTTGCGGAAATCGCCCAGGAGTTCACCGAACGGATTAAGAAACTCGGCCCTAGCCCGTTGAACAAAAACTATCCTCCTCCCCCAAAAGAAGGCGAAGGCCATAAAGGAAATTCGACGAAAGCAGGTGAAGGGGAATGA
- a CDS encoding methylenetetrahydrofolate reductase C-terminal domain-containing protein, with protein MIIAEAKPLAEVAGLINDAQKILVVGCGGCVTVCLAGGEKETGILAAALRMLRKKEGNPLETVEVTLTRQCDPEYVDMLAKYVTDDIDAIVSLACGVGVQFLAERYPKWVVPALNTKFAGATIEHGVWEERCGLCGECILHKTGGICPVIRCSKSILNGPCGGSQNGKCEVNPETPCAWQLIYDRLKTLGKLDLLLEIQPPKDWSKSRDGGPRKVVREDVRLA; from the coding sequence ATGATTATCGCCGAGGCTAAACCCCTGGCCGAAGTGGCAGGGTTAATCAATGATGCGCAAAAAATACTGGTGGTCGGCTGCGGCGGCTGCGTGACCGTGTGCCTGGCCGGCGGCGAAAAGGAAACGGGGATTCTAGCCGCTGCTTTGCGGATGTTAAGGAAAAAGGAAGGCAATCCCCTGGAAACGGTGGAAGTCACCCTGACCCGCCAGTGCGACCCGGAGTACGTCGACATGCTGGCTAAATATGTAACCGACGACATCGACGCCATCGTCTCTTTGGCCTGCGGCGTCGGCGTCCAGTTTTTGGCCGAACGCTACCCTAAATGGGTAGTGCCGGCCTTAAACACCAAGTTCGCCGGCGCAACTATCGAGCACGGCGTCTGGGAAGAACGCTGCGGCCTCTGCGGCGAGTGCATCCTCCATAAAACCGGGGGGATCTGCCCCGTTATCCGCTGCTCCAAAAGCATTCTCAACGGCCCCTGTGGCGGCTCCCAGAACGGCAAATGCGAGGTCAACCCGGAAACCCCCTGCGCCTGGCAGCTCATCTACGACCGGTTGAAGACCCTCGGTAAACTCGACCTCCTCCTGGAAATCCAGCCGCCCAAGGATTGGTCCAAATCCCGGGACGGCGGTCCCCGCAAAGTGGTACGAGAGGATGTGAGGCTGGCATGA
- a CDS encoding 4Fe-4S dicluster domain-containing protein: MAGQQTIPSQELAAEVAAGSGQIVNRCYQCHKCTAGCPVAMAMDLMPHQVVRYVQLGLEEELIKSKTIWQCAACRTCVSRCPNGIDIAAINDALKQRALARGAVPALPEVAAFHQAFLASVKSRGRVHELGMLAAYKLKTRTYLQDAPLGFKMLRRGKLPIFSGGIKNKGRFRAMWEGSKEERR, from the coding sequence ATGGCCGGGCAGCAAACCATCCCGTCTCAGGAGCTGGCGGCGGAAGTAGCCGCAGGGAGCGGGCAGATTGTTAACCGCTGCTACCAGTGCCACAAATGCACAGCGGGGTGTCCGGTGGCCATGGCCATGGACCTCATGCCCCATCAAGTGGTCCGCTATGTGCAGCTCGGATTGGAAGAAGAACTCATAAAAAGCAAAACCATCTGGCAATGCGCCGCCTGCCGGACATGCGTATCCCGCTGTCCCAACGGCATCGATATCGCCGCCATCAACGATGCCTTAAAACAACGGGCCCTGGCCAGAGGGGCAGTACCGGCCCTGCCGGAAGTAGCCGCCTTCCACCAGGCCTTTCTGGCATCGGTAAAAAGCAGGGGACGGGTGCATGAACTGGGGATGCTGGCAGCGTACAAGCTAAAGACAAGGACCTACCTCCAGGACGCCCCCCTGGGCTTTAAGATGCTGCGCCGGGGGAAGCTGCCCATATTTAGCGGAGGAATAAAAAACAAAGGCCGCTTCCGGGCCATGTGGGAAGGGTCCAAGGAGGAGCGAAGATGA
- a CDS encoding CoB--CoM heterodisulfide reductase iron-sulfur subunit B family protein → MKLSYYPGCSLHATSAEYSASTEGVFKALEVELEELNDWSCCGATSGHSLDSNLSHALPLYNLILAEAAGNDLLVPCAACYNTLRTTQNFMATASREAKELGQRAKEIMGREYRGTIKVRHVIEVLAEPGVFTALERKVTKKLGGIPLASYYGCLLTRPPKVASFEANPEQPRLMDRLLTLCGATAVSWSHKNECCGASLSIPQPKLVEELVGKIVEAARYAGAKAIVTACPLCHTNLESRQTKDEEPLPVFFITEILGLSLGLDPTPWLKKHLIDPFPLLRQYGLA, encoded by the coding sequence ATGAAACTATCATATTACCCTGGTTGTTCCCTGCACGCCACCTCGGCCGAATATTCCGCCTCCACCGAAGGCGTCTTTAAAGCCCTGGAGGTAGAGCTAGAAGAGCTAAACGACTGGAGCTGCTGCGGGGCCACCTCGGGCCACTCCCTAGACAGTAATTTAAGCCATGCTCTACCCCTGTACAACCTGATACTGGCCGAAGCCGCCGGCAACGACCTGTTGGTACCCTGCGCCGCCTGTTACAACACCCTAAGGACCACCCAAAACTTTATGGCGACAGCAAGCCGGGAAGCAAAAGAACTGGGGCAAAGGGCCAAAGAAATCATGGGGCGAGAGTACCGGGGCACAATCAAAGTACGGCATGTAATCGAGGTACTGGCCGAACCCGGCGTTTTTACCGCCCTGGAAAGGAAGGTCACTAAAAAATTAGGAGGAATTCCCCTGGCGTCATATTACGGCTGCCTTTTAACCCGGCCACCGAAGGTAGCCAGCTTTGAAGCCAATCCCGAACAGCCCCGACTGATGGACCGGCTGTTAACCTTATGCGGGGCGACAGCGGTGAGCTGGAGCCATAAAAACGAATGCTGCGGCGCCAGCCTCTCCATACCCCAGCCAAAACTGGTAGAAGAACTGGTAGGGAAAATAGTAGAAGCCGCACGGTATGCCGGAGCGAAGGCCATAGTCACCGCCTGCCCCTTATGCCACACCAACCTGGAAAGCCGCCAAACAAAGGATGAAGAACCGCTGCCTGTCTTTTTCATAACAGAGATCCTCGGTCTAAGCCTGGGGCTGGACCCAACCCCCTGGCTAAAAAAACACCTAATCGACCCCTTTCCCCTTTTGCGGCAGTATGGGTTAGCATGA
- a CDS encoding FAD-dependent oxidoreductase: protein MQAQQDKEKATGAVLVAGGGIAGMQAALDLANAGYLVHLVTESSSLGGRMAQLDKTFPTNECAMCLLGPRMTDTLTHPNIRLHTLASIEKIEGEKGNFTAYVRQSPRYVNSEECTACGDCEQVCPVTVPNEYNQNMGSRKAIHKMFPQAVPNKYLITKRGTPPCRSACPAGTNAQGYVALISQGKFAEALEVIHRRMPFAGICGRICHHPCETECNRGQYDDPIAIATLKRAAYDYGWEEEAAREKQQKADIPAKEEKVAIIGAGPAGLTAAQDLALEGFQVTIYDVLDKPGGMLRAGIPRYRLPLEVVERETERILALGVKFIGNITVGQDITLAELKKEYDAVIIATGLQKSRMLNIAGADLGGILPGVSFLRETALGGRPKVGKRVVVIGGGNVAIDVARTARRLGAAEVHLACLEKREEMPAHPWEVEEALEEGVIIHPSLGPKRFLGKDGRVTSVELMACTRVFDEQGRFNPQYNPEVTTVLAADTVILAIGQAADLSFLKEDGSITTSRGLIAADPVTLATAIPGIFACGDVVSGPASVVEAVAGGHEAAESVKRYLEGKDLAAGRKKEKQPRLDPPPNVVPFPGRRQKQAMATASERIRDFREVYQGFTPEEAIEEAKRCLNCGICSECLQCETACKKKAIEHWQEEKVIKLQVGSVVLAPGYELFDAALAGEYGYGYYANVVTSLEFERLLSATGPTESHVLRPSDGRPPKKVAFIQCVGSRDIDGEGSPYCSAICCMYSTKEALIAKEHDANIEPTIFYLDIRAYGKNFDRYVEGARAAGVRFVRAMISRVEEDPKTKNLTIQYYADGRINREEFDMVVLAVGVKPPAGAEKLAAAAGIELNPYGFARTLPMEPAATTRPGVYVAGVFQGPRDIPETVVNASAAAALAGAAISSGRNTLVKPKEYPPEKDVSHAEPRVGVFICHCGINIAGVVDVKAVVEAAAKLPGVVHAEDNLYTCSQDTLNKIKEAIHEYNLNRVVVASCTIRTHQPLFREALKEAGLNPFYFEMANIRDQCSWVHRNEPDKATEKAIDLVRMAVAKVKRHEALHLKPVPVVQKALIIGGGISGLTAALNIADQGYEAIIVEREDELGGQVRNLRKTLEGDDLQALLKDLIARVRENKRITVFTNAKIEDFGGHQGHFTTTISVAEPGKEHVRRTLKLEHGVVIVATGSREVTTTSYLYGQDERVLTNTQLEQSLAAGKWEAHKNKQVVFIQCVGSRDEERPYCSRTCCAQTIKNALAIKERSPETAVYVLYRDIRTYAFMEDYYRRAREEGVIFIHYDPEKPPEVRRRDIGLLEVLITDPDSGKDLVLWPDQLVLATGAVAPQGIEQLATMLKLPLNEDKFYVETHAKLAPIDFPSAGIFLCGAGHAPKFAAEAIAQAQGAAARACTILSRENLMVGGVVAVVEENKCAACLTCVRVCPYSVPRINERSVAEIDAVQCMGCGTCAGECPAKAIQLQFYKDDQLLAKVAGLFGEV from the coding sequence ATGCAAGCACAGCAGGACAAAGAAAAAGCCACAGGGGCGGTACTGGTAGCAGGCGGCGGCATAGCCGGGATGCAAGCAGCCCTTGATCTAGCCAATGCCGGCTACCTGGTACACTTGGTGACTGAAAGCTCATCTTTAGGCGGGCGCATGGCCCAGCTGGACAAGACCTTTCCCACCAACGAATGCGCCATGTGTCTTCTGGGACCCCGCATGACGGACACCCTTACCCATCCCAACATCCGCCTGCACACCCTGGCCAGTATAGAAAAAATAGAAGGAGAAAAAGGCAACTTCACTGCCTATGTGCGCCAAAGCCCCCGCTACGTCAATAGCGAAGAATGCACGGCCTGCGGCGACTGCGAACAGGTCTGCCCGGTAACAGTCCCCAACGAATACAACCAGAATATGGGCAGCAGGAAAGCCATCCACAAAATGTTTCCCCAGGCGGTGCCCAATAAATACCTCATCACCAAGAGGGGCACTCCGCCCTGCCGCAGCGCCTGCCCGGCGGGGACCAACGCTCAAGGGTACGTAGCCCTGATCTCCCAGGGGAAATTCGCCGAAGCATTAGAAGTCATCCACCGGCGCATGCCCTTTGCCGGGATCTGCGGCCGCATCTGCCACCACCCCTGTGAGACTGAATGCAACCGGGGGCAGTACGACGACCCCATCGCCATAGCCACATTGAAGAGGGCGGCCTACGACTACGGCTGGGAAGAAGAAGCCGCCCGCGAAAAACAACAAAAAGCGGATATACCCGCCAAAGAAGAAAAGGTAGCCATTATCGGCGCCGGTCCTGCGGGTCTTACCGCCGCCCAGGACCTGGCCCTGGAAGGATTTCAGGTCACCATCTACGACGTCCTGGACAAACCCGGCGGCATGCTGCGGGCCGGCATACCCCGGTACCGCCTGCCCCTGGAGGTAGTAGAGCGGGAAACGGAACGCATCCTCGCCCTGGGGGTAAAATTTATCGGCAACATCACTGTCGGCCAAGACATCACCCTGGCCGAACTAAAAAAAGAATACGACGCCGTCATCATCGCCACCGGATTGCAAAAGAGCCGCATGTTAAATATCGCCGGAGCCGATTTAGGAGGGATACTACCCGGCGTATCATTCTTACGGGAAACGGCCCTGGGCGGCAGGCCTAAAGTAGGCAAAAGGGTGGTAGTTATCGGCGGCGGCAACGTAGCCATAGACGTCGCCCGCACGGCCAGGCGCCTGGGGGCCGCAGAAGTCCACCTGGCCTGCCTGGAAAAGAGGGAAGAGATGCCCGCCCACCCCTGGGAAGTCGAAGAAGCCCTGGAAGAAGGCGTCATCATCCATCCCTCCTTAGGACCCAAACGCTTCCTGGGGAAAGACGGCCGGGTCACCAGTGTAGAGCTCATGGCGTGCACCCGGGTCTTCGACGAACAAGGCCGTTTCAATCCCCAGTATAACCCGGAAGTCACCACGGTTCTAGCCGCCGACACCGTAATCTTAGCCATCGGCCAAGCCGCCGATCTTTCTTTCTTAAAAGAAGACGGTAGCATAACTACCAGCCGGGGGCTAATCGCCGCCGATCCCGTAACCCTGGCCACAGCTATACCTGGCATTTTCGCCTGCGGGGATGTAGTGAGCGGTCCCGCCTCGGTGGTCGAAGCCGTAGCCGGCGGCCACGAAGCCGCCGAAAGCGTAAAACGCTACCTGGAAGGAAAAGACCTGGCCGCCGGCCGTAAGAAAGAAAAACAACCCAGGCTGGACCCGCCGCCCAATGTCGTGCCCTTCCCCGGCAGGCGCCAAAAACAGGCCATGGCCACGGCCTCCGAACGTATACGGGATTTCCGCGAAGTCTACCAGGGCTTTACCCCGGAGGAAGCCATAGAAGAAGCCAAAAGGTGCTTAAACTGCGGCATCTGTTCCGAATGCCTCCAGTGCGAAACCGCCTGTAAGAAAAAGGCCATCGAGCACTGGCAGGAAGAGAAGGTCATCAAACTCCAGGTCGGCTCCGTGGTCCTGGCCCCGGGGTACGAGCTGTTTGATGCCGCTTTAGCCGGGGAGTACGGTTACGGCTACTACGCCAATGTAGTCACGAGTTTAGAATTTGAGCGCCTCCTTAGCGCCACCGGTCCCACGGAAAGCCATGTACTGCGGCCGTCCGACGGCAGACCGCCGAAAAAGGTGGCCTTCATCCAGTGCGTCGGCTCCCGGGACATTGATGGGGAAGGCAGCCCCTACTGTTCGGCCATCTGCTGCATGTATTCCACCAAAGAAGCCCTTATCGCCAAAGAGCACGACGCCAATATCGAGCCGACCATCTTTTACCTCGACATCCGCGCCTACGGCAAGAACTTCGACCGTTACGTCGAAGGGGCCAGAGCCGCCGGGGTACGTTTCGTGCGGGCCATGATCTCCCGGGTGGAAGAAGACCCGAAGACCAAAAACCTCACCATCCAGTACTACGCCGACGGCCGGATAAACCGGGAAGAATTCGACATGGTCGTCCTGGCGGTAGGGGTGAAGCCCCCGGCCGGGGCGGAAAAACTGGCGGCCGCCGCCGGCATTGAGCTTAACCCTTACGGCTTTGCCCGGACCCTGCCAATGGAGCCGGCGGCGACCACCCGGCCGGGCGTATATGTGGCCGGGGTATTTCAAGGCCCCCGGGACATACCGGAGACGGTGGTCAACGCCAGCGCCGCCGCCGCCCTGGCCGGGGCCGCAATATCTTCCGGGCGCAACACCCTGGTTAAACCCAAAGAGTACCCGCCGGAAAAAGACGTAAGTCACGCAGAACCGCGGGTGGGGGTTTTCATCTGCCACTGCGGCATCAACATCGCCGGGGTCGTCGACGTCAAAGCGGTAGTCGAAGCTGCGGCCAAACTTCCCGGCGTCGTCCATGCCGAGGACAACCTCTACACCTGCTCCCAGGACACCTTGAACAAGATAAAAGAAGCCATCCACGAATACAACTTAAACCGGGTGGTAGTGGCCTCCTGCACCATCCGCACCCACCAGCCCCTTTTCCGGGAAGCCTTGAAGGAGGCCGGCTTAAACCCCTTTTACTTTGAAATGGCCAACATCCGCGACCAGTGTTCCTGGGTGCACCGCAACGAACCGGACAAGGCCACAGAAAAAGCCATCGATTTGGTACGCATGGCCGTGGCCAAGGTCAAGCGCCACGAAGCCCTGCACCTTAAGCCCGTGCCCGTCGTCCAGAAGGCCTTAATCATCGGCGGCGGCATATCAGGGCTCACGGCGGCATTAAATATCGCCGACCAGGGGTATGAGGCCATCATCGTCGAACGGGAAGATGAGCTGGGAGGTCAGGTGCGCAATTTAAGGAAAACACTAGAAGGCGACGACCTCCAGGCCCTGTTAAAAGACCTCATCGCCCGGGTCCGGGAAAATAAGCGCATCACCGTGTTCACCAACGCCAAGATAGAAGACTTCGGCGGCCACCAGGGGCATTTTACCACCACCATCTCAGTAGCAGAACCGGGCAAAGAACATGTTCGCCGCACCCTGAAACTGGAACACGGCGTGGTGATTGTCGCCACCGGCAGCCGGGAGGTAACAACCACATCCTACCTCTACGGCCAGGACGAACGGGTGCTAACCAACACCCAACTGGAACAAAGCCTTGCCGCCGGCAAGTGGGAGGCACACAAAAACAAACAGGTGGTCTTCATCCAGTGCGTGGGCTCCCGGGATGAAGAGCGACCCTACTGCAGCCGCACCTGCTGCGCCCAGACCATTAAAAACGCCCTGGCCATAAAAGAAAGGAGCCCGGAAACGGCGGTTTACGTCCTTTACCGGGACATCCGCACCTATGCCTTCATGGAAGATTACTACCGCCGGGCCAGGGAAGAAGGCGTCATCTTTATCCACTACGACCCGGAAAAGCCCCCCGAGGTACGGCGCCGGGATATCGGCCTTCTGGAAGTGCTCATCACCGATCCCGATTCCGGCAAAGACCTGGTCCTCTGGCCCGACCAGCTGGTTTTAGCCACGGGTGCCGTAGCGCCTCAAGGTATAGAACAACTGGCCACCATGTTGAAGCTGCCCCTTAACGAAGATAAGTTCTATGTCGAGACCCACGCCAAGCTTGCGCCCATAGACTTTCCTTCGGCCGGCATATTCCTCTGCGGGGCCGGCCATGCCCCCAAGTTTGCCGCCGAGGCCATAGCCCAGGCCCAAGGGGCGGCGGCCCGGGCCTGCACCATTTTAAGCCGGGAGAACCTCATGGTGGGCGGCGTGGTGGCCGTGGTCGAGGAAAACAAATGCGCGGCCTGCCTGACCTGCGTCCGGGTCTGCCCCTACAGTGTACCGCGCATCAACGAGCGTAGCGTGGCCGAAATCGACGCCGTCCAGTGCATGGGCTGCGGCACCTGCGCCGGCGAATGCCCGGCCAAGGCCATCCAGCTCCAGTTCTACAAAGACGACCAGCTGCTGGCCAAGGTGGCCGGCCTCTTCGGGGAGGTGTAA
- a CDS encoding AAA family ATPase: protein MAIRIAVAGKGGTGKTTFAALMIRYLIENRRGSILAVDADPNANLNEALGVTVERVIADILDATKNPRTVPQGMSKDMFIQYQLAQALVETKGFDLLTMGRPQGPGCYCYPNDLLRKHLETLSANYDYMIIDSEAGLEHISRRIIQDVGFLFVISDASVRGIRSAGRVRELVQELQLGIPKMYLVVTKITGDPGPLKEEIERTGLPVAGFVPYDEQVVTFDAHGRPLFELPSDSPIVQAVTSILNKCLI from the coding sequence ATGGCCATCCGCATAGCCGTCGCCGGTAAAGGGGGTACCGGAAAAACCACCTTCGCCGCCCTGATGATACGCTATTTGATTGAAAACCGCCGCGGCAGTATTTTGGCCGTCGACGCCGATCCCAACGCCAATTTAAATGAAGCCCTGGGCGTGACGGTTGAAAGAGTCATCGCCGACATCCTCGACGCCACTAAAAACCCGCGAACCGTACCACAGGGCATGAGCAAGGACATGTTTATCCAGTACCAGCTGGCCCAAGCCCTGGTGGAAACAAAGGGATTTGACCTGTTGACCATGGGTCGTCCCCAGGGTCCCGGATGTTACTGTTACCCAAACGACCTTTTGCGCAAACATCTGGAAACCTTAAGCGCCAACTATGACTATATGATCATTGATAGCGAGGCGGGTCTGGAGCACATCAGCCGTCGGATAATCCAAGACGTAGGGTTTCTCTTCGTAATTAGCGATGCCTCAGTCAGGGGAATCCGCTCGGCCGGTAGGGTGCGGGAGCTGGTGCAAGAATTGCAACTGGGCATCCCGAAAATGTATCTTGTGGTAACCAAAATTACCGGTGACCCCGGTCCCCTAAAAGAAGAAATAGAGCGAACAGGTTTACCCGTGGCCGGTTTTGTACCCTATGACGAACAAGTAGTTACCTTTGATGCCCATGGGCGACCATTATTTGAGCTTCCATCGGATTCGCCCATCGTCCAGGCAGTTACTTCTATCCTTAATAAATGTCTTATTTAA
- the cdhD gene encoding CO dehydrogenase/acetyl-CoA synthase subunit delta, with protein MAVQILRERNRATVQKVVLGATKEQGGTRSHTITVGGDAALPFHHFEGEVSRPVIAMEVQDIVPDWPEVLKEPFKDVINEPGRWAQKCVEAYGADLIYLKLDGADPEGANHSVEQCVATVKEVLQAVGVPLIVVGCGDVEKDHDVLEAVAEAAAGENLLLGNAEQDNYKSLTAACMVHKHSIIARSPLDINICKQLNILINEMNLSLDRIVIDPSIGGLGYGIEYAYSIMERIRLGALQGDKMLSMPVICTVGSEAWRAKEAVASVEEYPGWGKEVERGILWEAVTATALLQAGAHILLMRHPEAVAKVKETIDQLMVANNY; from the coding sequence ATGGCCGTTCAGATTTTACGTGAGCGTAACCGGGCAACGGTTCAAAAAGTTGTGCTGGGAGCCACTAAAGAACAAGGAGGCACCAGAAGTCACACCATAACCGTCGGCGGCGACGCCGCCCTGCCTTTCCATCACTTCGAAGGGGAAGTGAGCCGTCCCGTCATTGCTATGGAAGTCCAGGATATCGTTCCCGACTGGCCGGAGGTTTTAAAGGAACCTTTCAAAGATGTAATAAATGAGCCCGGCCGCTGGGCGCAAAAATGTGTAGAAGCCTACGGTGCCGACTTAATTTATTTAAAGCTCGACGGTGCCGATCCCGAGGGAGCCAACCACAGCGTAGAACAGTGTGTGGCCACCGTCAAAGAAGTTCTTCAGGCAGTCGGGGTGCCTCTGATAGTTGTCGGCTGTGGGGACGTCGAAAAGGACCACGACGTTTTAGAAGCCGTGGCCGAAGCGGCGGCAGGAGAAAACTTGCTCCTGGGTAATGCCGAGCAGGACAATTATAAGTCCCTGACGGCGGCCTGTATGGTGCACAAGCACAGCATCATCGCCCGTTCGCCCCTGGATATAAATATTTGCAAACAACTCAACATCCTCATCAACGAAATGAATTTGAGCCTGGATCGCATCGTTATCGATCCCTCCATTGGCGGCCTTGGCTACGGCATTGAATACGCCTATTCGATTATGGAACGCATTCGCCTGGGAGCCCTTCAGGGTGATAAAATGCTGTCTATGCCCGTCATCTGTACAGTGGGAAGCGAGGCCTGGCGTGCCAAGGAAGCGGTGGCTTCCGTCGAGGAATATCCGGGCTGGGGTAAAGAAGTGGAACGGGGTATACTCTGGGAAGCCGTTACGGCTACGGCTCTGCTGCAGGCCGGGGCCCATATCCTCCTTATGCGGCACCCGGAAGCTGTAGCCAAAGTAAAGGAAACCATCGACCAGCTCATGGTCGCTAATAATTACTAA
- a CDS encoding methylenetetrahydrofolate reductase produces the protein MKTESKLERLLSQGHFVVSGEIGPPKHANPEGIKKHAALLKDYVDAMNLTDNQTAIVRLSSIAAGVHVLASGGEPIIQMTVRDRNRIALQSDLLGAYSLGMRNVLCLSGDHQSFGNHPTAKNVHDIDSIQLIKIVKDLRDEKKFACGEELKGNEPRFFIGAAANPFADPFEFRVLRLEKKINAGADFIQTQCIFDMERFEKFMAMVRERGLHKRAYIIAGVMPLKSAKAARYMQQSVAGMIVPEEIVNRMEKAADPKAEGVAICVEQIKHLRNIEGVAGVHIMAVMWEDIIPTIVKEAGLYPRPKVD, from the coding sequence ATGAAGACGGAAAGCAAACTGGAAAGACTCCTTTCCCAGGGGCATTTCGTGGTGAGCGGGGAAATAGGGCCGCCGAAACACGCCAACCCCGAAGGAATAAAAAAACATGCCGCCCTCCTTAAAGACTACGTGGATGCCATGAATTTGACGGACAACCAGACGGCCATCGTGCGCCTTTCCAGCATCGCCGCCGGCGTCCACGTCCTTGCAAGCGGGGGCGAACCCATCATCCAGATGACGGTCCGGGACCGCAACAGGATCGCCCTGCAGAGCGACCTTCTGGGCGCCTACAGTTTGGGTATGCGCAACGTCCTCTGCCTCTCGGGCGACCACCAAAGCTTTGGCAACCACCCGACGGCCAAAAACGTCCATGACATAGATTCCATCCAGCTCATCAAAATCGTCAAGGACCTCCGGGACGAGAAAAAGTTCGCCTGCGGGGAAGAGCTGAAAGGTAATGAGCCCCGCTTCTTCATAGGCGCCGCTGCCAACCCCTTTGCCGATCCCTTTGAGTTTCGGGTCTTACGGCTGGAAAAGAAAATCAACGCCGGGGCCGACTTCATCCAGACCCAATGCATCTTCGACATGGAGCGTTTCGAGAAGTTCATGGCCATGGTCAGGGAAAGGGGGCTTCACAAAAGGGCCTACATCATCGCCGGCGTCATGCCCTTAAAATCCGCCAAAGCCGCCCGGTATATGCAGCAGTCAGTGGCCGGGATGATCGTTCCCGAGGAAATCGTCAACCGCATGGAGAAAGCCGCCGACCCCAAAGCCGAAGGGGTGGCGATATGCGTTGAACAGATAAAACACCTAAGAAACATTGAAGGTGTAGCCGGCGTGCACATCATGGCCGTCATGTGGGAAGATATCATCCCCACCATCGTCAAGGAAGCCGGCCTCTACCCCCGCCCCAAAGTGGATTAA